One window of the Vigna radiata var. radiata cultivar VC1973A unplaced genomic scaffold, Vradiata_ver6 scaffold_361, whole genome shotgun sequence genome contains the following:
- the LOC106779611 gene encoding fasciclin-like arabinogalactan protein 1, giving the protein MHHHLRPAMLPVLAAAFLLLVTLSQAHNITRILAQHPEFSTFNHYLTLTHLAPEINGRTTITVCAVDNSAMDDLLSKHPSIYTVKNILSLHVLLDYFGAKKLHQITNGTALAATMYQATGTAPGSAGFVNITDLHGGKVGFGAENNDGTLTSTFVKSVEEIPYNISVIQISKILPSAAAEAPAPAPAQQNLTSIMSKHGCKVFADTLSNFSDALSTFNDNLDGGLTVFCPLDDAFKAFLPKFKNLTASGKLALLEFHGVPVYQSLATLKSNNGLQNTLATDGANKFDFTVQNDGEDVTLKTRLTTAKITDTIIDEQPLAVFAISKVLLPKELFKGEALAPAPAPEPSAADAPAPAKKGKKKKKAADAPAADANSDAPADSPGDAADDTADDSNGAVSGGSYGNVVVALGLVLGLPLVL; this is encoded by the coding sequence ATGCACCACCATCTCCGTCCGGCTATGCTGCCGGTTCTCGCGGCGGCGTTCCTCCTCCTCGTCACCCTTTCCCAAGCGCACAACATCACCCGCATTCTCGCCCAGCACCCGGAGTTCTCCACTTTCAATCACTACCTCACCCTCACGCACCTCGCCCCCGAAATCAACGGAAGAACCACCATCACCGTCTGCGCCGTCGACAACTCCGCCATGGATGACCTCCTCTCCAAGCACCCCTCCATCTACACCGTCAAAAACATCCTCTCCCTCCACGTCCTCCTCGACTATTTCGGCGCCAAGAAGCTCCACCAGATCACGAATGGCACAGCGCTCGCCGCCACCATGTACCAGGCCACCGGCACCGCCCCGGGCTCAGCCGGCTTCGTCAACATCACCGACCTCCACGGCGGTAAGGTCGGATTCGGCGCCGAAAACAACGACGGAACCCTGACCTCCACCTTCGTGAAATCCGTGGAAGAAATCCCTTACAACATCTCCGTTATTCAGATCAGCAAAATTCTTCCCTCGGCTGCAGCGGAAGCCCCTGCACCCGCGCCGGCGCAGCAAAACCTCACCAGCATTATGTCCAAACACGGTTGCAAAGTCTTCGCCGACACTCTTTCTAACTTTAGCGACGCACTTTCCACCTTCAACGACAACCTCGACGGTGGATTAACTGTTTTCTGCCCCCTCGACGACGCCTTCAAAGCGTTCCTCCCCAAATTCAAAAACCTAACCGCTTCTGGCAAACTAGCGCTTCTCGAATTCCATGGCGTGCCGGTGTACCAATCCCTTGCTACGCTGAAATCGAACAATGGACTTCAGAACACCTTGGCCACCGACGGAGCTAACAAATTCGATTTCACAGTACAAAACGACGGCGAAGATGTCACTCTCAAGACGAGGCTCACCACGGCTAAGATCACCGACACCATAATCGATGAACAGCCTCTCGCGGTTTTCGCCATCAGTAAGGTGCTTCTCCCTAAGGAGTTGTTCAAGGGTGAGGCGCTTGCTCCGGCGCCTGCCCCGGAGCCTTCTGCTGCCGACGCTCCTGCGCCAGCGaagaaggggaagaagaagaagaaggctGCTGATGCACCTGCTGCGGATGCGAATTCCGACGCGCCGGCGGACTCACCCGGGGACGCCGCCGATGACACCGCTGACGACAGTAACGGCGCCGTTAGCGGCGGGAGTTATGGTAATGTTGTTGTTGCCTTGGGTTTGGTTTTGGGGTTACCGTTAGTGCTGTGA
- the LOC106779614 gene encoding leucine-rich repeat extensin-like protein 3, which produces MVSTLQKMNEEKTDSFSKSSKPFSSYKGNHMFSTKFLSILITLWVYLSNYGFKASGDDVTQFPTTCLNCSKCEDPCQEQPSPPLVYASPPPPPPPYGGAPPPPKEKNPKNCPPPPPPRDVVECCTPATPDTFAPPNPYIPVPYGEGQRSCSTFQPLMMLFSSFIFLF; this is translated from the coding sequence ATGGTATCTACTCTACagaaaatgaatgaagaaaaaacTGATAGCTTTTCAAAATCTTCTAAACCTTTCTCTAGTTATAAGGGAAACCATATGTTTTCAACAAAGTTTCTTTCAATTCTTATTACCCTTTGGGTATATCTATCCAATTATGGCTTTAAAGCTTCAGGGGATGATGTTACTCAATTCCCAACAACATGTTTGAATTGCTCCAAATGTGAAGACCCTTGTCAAGAACAGCCCTCACCACCACTTGTTTATGcttctccaccaccaccaccaccaccttaTGGTGGAGCACCCCCTCCTCCAAAAGAGAAAAACCCTAAGAACtgtcctcctcctccacctcctAGAGATGTTGTTGAGTGTTGCACTCCTGCAACTCCTGATACTTTTGCTCCTCCAAATCCCTACATTCCTGTGCCCTATGGTGAAGGTCAACGCTCTTGTTCAACGTTTCAGCCACTCATGATGCTTTTTTCctcctttatttttctcttctga